One genomic segment of Pedobacter endophyticus includes these proteins:
- a CDS encoding aspartate kinase — protein MDIFKFGGASVKDAAGIRNVANIIRDYQNGKLLVVVSAIGKITNRLEDLTYAYLSHSENTTTIFEEIKQFHFQLIDKLFGGEQNSVYDDVANTFVEIDWLIEEEPTEHPDYIYDQIVSIGEVVSTKILAAWLNKTENKTLWVDARNYIQTDNTYREGKVDWPKTNQIIQKDLAPLLEDNIIVTQGFIGGTSENYTTTLGREGSDYSAAIFASCLDAVALTIWKDVPGVLNADPKWFDETEKIPQLSYHDAIELTYYGATVIHPKTIKPLQNKGIPLFVRSFIEPTGKGTAITKDSNPLPTPSFIFKINQALISIFPKDYSFIIEENLSNIFDLFHKHKIKINTMLNSAISFSVSVDDHERQIEKLISDLSNDFTVKYNKNLELVTIRYYNQQTIDRVTVDKDILLEVKSRHTCQMVMKNM, from the coding sequence ATGGATATTTTTAAATTTGGAGGAGCCTCAGTTAAGGATGCGGCCGGCATCAGAAATGTAGCCAACATTATTCGCGATTATCAAAACGGGAAATTGCTCGTTGTAGTTTCTGCCATAGGCAAGATTACCAATCGATTGGAGGATTTAACCTACGCTTACCTATCGCATAGCGAAAATACAACTACAATTTTTGAAGAAATTAAACAGTTTCACTTTCAGTTAATCGACAAACTTTTTGGAGGTGAACAAAATTCCGTTTATGATGATGTGGCCAATACTTTTGTAGAAATTGATTGGCTGATTGAAGAAGAACCTACTGAACACCCAGATTATATCTACGACCAAATCGTTTCTATCGGAGAAGTGGTTTCGACCAAGATTTTAGCTGCGTGGCTCAACAAAACGGAAAATAAAACGCTTTGGGTAGATGCCAGAAATTACATCCAAACCGATAATACGTACCGCGAAGGAAAGGTAGATTGGCCTAAAACAAACCAGATTATTCAAAAGGATCTTGCGCCCCTACTGGAGGATAACATCATTGTAACCCAAGGTTTTATTGGTGGCACAAGCGAAAACTACACCACCACTTTGGGTAGGGAAGGTTCGGATTACTCGGCGGCAATCTTTGCGTCGTGTTTAGATGCCGTAGCGCTTACCATTTGGAAAGATGTGCCCGGGGTGTTAAATGCAGATCCGAAGTGGTTTGATGAGACCGAGAAAATCCCTCAGCTGTCCTACCATGATGCAATCGAATTGACCTATTACGGTGCTACTGTAATTCATCCCAAAACGATAAAACCGCTTCAAAATAAAGGCATTCCATTGTTTGTGCGTTCGTTTATTGAGCCAACCGGAAAAGGAACCGCCATCACAAAAGACAGCAATCCGCTGCCGACACCGTCGTTTATTTTCAAGATCAATCAGGCTTTAATCTCGATCTTTCCAAAAGATTATTCTTTTATCATCGAAGAAAACCTGAGCAATATTTTCGATCTTTTTCATAAGCACAAAATCAAGATCAATACGATGCTCAATTCAGCAATAAGCTTTTCTGTTAGTGTCGATGATCATGAGCGCCAAATAGAAAAACTCATCAGCGACCTGTCGAACGATTTTACCGTGAAGTACAATAAAAACCTCGAATTGGTTACCATACGCTATTATAATCAACAAACTATTGATCGCGTAACGGTTGATAAAGACATTCTGCTTGAGGTAAAAAGTAGACATACTTGCCAAATGGTAATGAAGAATATGTGA
- a CDS encoding DUF72 domain-containing protein, protein MKFGQVDDPSIIDFKLPADAPETAKILVANKPKQNFQAFVGCAKWNKTDLKGFYPKGTKDELSYYATQFNSIELNATFYGMPSSEQVITWTEKTPADFKFFPKITNSVSHFKRLINVKEPVEQFCDAISNFEDKLGMAFLQLHDNFKPKDFDRLKTVIEEFPKVIPLGVEVRNVEWFSNAAIANDFAKLFEDNGVTNIIVDTAGRRDMLHMRLTTPTAFIRYVGANHESDYNRLDEWVERIVQWKNEGLQNLYFFVHQNVELASPLLSAHFIEKLNEALQTDLKIPVMATPNPATLF, encoded by the coding sequence ATGAAATTCGGCCAAGTAGACGACCCATCCATTATAGATTTTAAACTTCCTGCTGATGCACCGGAAACCGCAAAAATTTTAGTCGCAAACAAGCCTAAGCAAAATTTTCAGGCATTTGTTGGCTGCGCTAAATGGAACAAAACAGATTTGAAAGGCTTTTACCCAAAGGGAACAAAGGACGAGCTTAGCTACTACGCTACGCAATTTAACTCCATTGAACTGAACGCTACATTTTACGGTATGCCCAGTAGCGAACAAGTTATTACGTGGACGGAAAAGACGCCTGCCGATTTTAAGTTCTTCCCCAAAATAACCAATAGCGTTAGTCATTTTAAGCGACTGATCAACGTTAAAGAGCCCGTTGAGCAATTTTGTGATGCCATCAGCAATTTCGAAGATAAGCTGGGCATGGCGTTTTTGCAGCTGCACGATAACTTTAAGCCGAAGGATTTCGACCGACTGAAAACTGTTATAGAAGAGTTTCCTAAGGTAATCCCGCTAGGTGTTGAGGTGCGGAATGTGGAATGGTTCTCAAATGCAGCAATTGCTAACGATTTTGCGAAGTTGTTTGAAGATAACGGTGTTACAAATATCATTGTTGATACCGCGGGCCGAAGAGATATGCTCCACATGCGCCTGACTACACCAACTGCATTTATACGTTACGTTGGTGCAAACCACGAGAGCGATTACAATCGACTCGATGAATGGGTAGAGCGTATTGTTCAGTGGAAAAACGAAGGATTACAAAACCTGTATTTCTTTGTTCACCAAAACGTTGAACTTGCTTCGCCGCTACTGTCAGCACACTTTATCGAGAAACTAAATGAGGCGCTACAAACAGATTTAAAGATTCCGGTGATGGCTACGCCAAATCCGGCAACTTTGTTTTAA
- a CDS encoding THUMP-like domain-containing protein: MNKAILAQPVQDYIRLNLNADTNQIALAKSPFDDVSSAELANQILARKKAEKKLPTWFNAQNIYYPSSLSIEQTSSEITAKYKSKLAVSNSLIDVTGGFGVDAFYFASQVQTVSHCEINGDLSEIAQHNAEVLQAENITFKNTDGIEYVKSASAQFGTIYIDPARRAEKGKVFMLKDCTPNVTINLDALLRKTERIIIKTAPLLDISAGLSELKNVSQIHIVSVKNECKELLWIIDRHFNGRTEIVASTLNETEKSLTIGWATLNTETEFASQVAPGDYLYEPDAALLKSGAFNFIGQTYGLKKLDPQTQLYISREINAEFPGRIFLVNEVLSPAELKRLKNPSGNVIVRNYPARADELVKKHKIKPSKSEFFIFTKAHQNNCVIKCSILQYY, encoded by the coding sequence ATGAACAAAGCCATTTTAGCTCAACCCGTACAAGATTATATCCGTTTAAATTTGAACGCCGATACCAATCAAATCGCGTTAGCTAAAAGTCCTTTTGATGATGTTTCGTCTGCCGAATTGGCCAACCAGATTCTTGCAAGGAAAAAAGCCGAAAAAAAATTGCCCACCTGGTTCAATGCACAAAACATTTATTATCCCTCTTCCCTATCCATTGAGCAAACATCATCGGAGATTACAGCGAAATATAAGTCGAAACTAGCCGTCAGTAACTCACTAATAGATGTTACAGGAGGCTTCGGGGTTGATGCATTTTATTTTGCATCGCAAGTTCAAACAGTTTCGCATTGCGAAATCAATGGCGATCTTTCTGAAATTGCGCAACATAACGCCGAAGTGTTACAGGCTGAAAACATTACGTTTAAAAATACCGATGGCATCGAATATGTAAAATCTGCTTCCGCACAGTTTGGTACCATTTATATAGACCCGGCAAGACGGGCAGAAAAAGGCAAAGTTTTTATGCTGAAAGATTGCACACCAAACGTTACCATAAATCTCGACGCCCTTTTGCGTAAAACCGAAAGAATTATCATTAAAACAGCGCCGCTGCTCGATATTTCCGCCGGGTTATCCGAACTTAAAAACGTTAGTCAGATCCACATTGTAAGCGTTAAAAACGAGTGCAAGGAACTTTTATGGATAATTGACCGCCATTTTAATGGCAGGACTGAAATTGTAGCCTCTACCTTAAACGAAACCGAAAAAAGCCTAACCATTGGCTGGGCGACGTTAAATACCGAAACCGAGTTCGCTTCTCAAGTTGCCCCGGGCGATTATCTTTATGAGCCCGATGCCGCTTTGTTAAAATCAGGCGCTTTCAATTTTATCGGACAAACGTACGGACTTAAAAAGCTCGATCCGCAAACGCAATTGTACATTTCGCGAGAGATCAACGCTGAGTTTCCCGGTCGGATATTTCTAGTTAACGAGGTACTAAGTCCCGCCGAACTGAAAAGACTAAAAAACCCAAGCGGGAATGTAATCGTTAGAAATTATCCGGCGAGAGCCGACGAACTTGTTAAAAAGCATAAAATCAAACCGTCGAAAAGTGAATTTTTCATCTTTACCAAGGCTCACCAAAACAATTGTGTAATCAAATGCAGTATTTTGCAGTATTATTAA
- a CDS encoding DUF4296 domain-containing protein translates to MKRLIWVLMVAVVGVGCKPGIPSGIIKPEKMEKILFDVHIVDGYLSTIYIPDSAKKIASSYYNGIYKKFNIDSVQYHKSLVWYNSNPTELEKMYKNIQIAMSKQKKATEIADLMIKKKKFKADSIVIIKKFKADSLTIRKKMKPDSLSKARSVAEIARLKKKADSLINIERTGAASLVPTPVQ, encoded by the coding sequence ATGAAGAGATTAATATGGGTTTTAATGGTGGCCGTTGTAGGCGTGGGTTGTAAGCCTGGCATCCCCAGCGGCATTATTAAGCCCGAAAAAATGGAGAAAATTTTATTCGATGTGCACATAGTCGACGGTTACCTGTCTACCATTTACATTCCCGATTCTGCCAAAAAAATCGCTTCTTCTTATTACAACGGAATTTACAAAAAATTTAACATCGACTCAGTTCAATACCATAAAAGCCTGGTTTGGTACAACAGTAACCCCACTGAGCTGGAGAAAATGTACAAGAACATTCAGATTGCAATGAGTAAACAAAAGAAAGCGACCGAAATTGCTGATTTGATGATTAAGAAGAAGAAATTTAAAGCAGATTCGATCGTTATTATTAAGAAATTCAAGGCTGATTCTTTAACCATCAGGAAAAAAATGAAACCTGATTCCCTGTCCAAAGCAAGGTCGGTTGCTGAGATCGCCAGACTGAAAAAAAAGGCCGACTCATTAATAAATATAGAAAGAACCGGAGCAGCGAGCCTTGTTCCAACACCAGTACAATAA
- a CDS encoding DUF433 domain-containing protein translates to MKSQENLLLERITIIPGLMGGKPTIRGNRFTVIDILELLSSGMTNEEILEEHPILESDDIKAALLFSAKQIRDEYIYE, encoded by the coding sequence ATGAAAAGTCAGGAAAATCTTTTATTAGAACGAATCACGATTATCCCTGGACTGATGGGTGGCAAGCCCACCATTAGAGGCAATCGATTTACGGTAATTGACATTTTGGAACTTTTGTCATCTGGAATGACGAATGAAGAAATTTTAGAGGAACATCCCATCCTCGAAAGTGACGATATAAAGGCAGCATTGCTTTTTAGCGCTAAACAGATTAGGGATGAATATATTTACGAATGA
- a CDS encoding DUF5615 family PIN-like protein, whose amino-acid sequence MNIFTNEWEVWVDENTSPIIAKWLMEEIKIKCISFHYLKLNKIPDEDIYKLAKSKQKVIILSKDNDFRNLVSWKGSPPKLIAINLSNCSNRYLWQTLRSQIYDAIDSLIFGDLDIFDIK is encoded by the coding sequence ATGAATATATTTACGAATGAATGGGAGGTTTGGGTAGATGAAAACACCTCTCCAATAATAGCAAAGTGGTTAATGGAGGAAATAAAAATCAAGTGTATTTCATTCCACTATTTAAAACTAAACAAAATACCAGACGAGGACATCTATAAACTCGCTAAAAGCAAACAGAAAGTAATCATCCTATCAAAGGATAATGATTTTCGAAATCTGGTTTCCTGGAAAGGATCTCCTCCAAAATTAATTGCGATTAACCTAAGCAATTGCTCAAATAGATACCTTTGGCAAACCTTAAGATCACAGATTTATGATGCAATAGATAGTCTAATTTTTGGAGATTTGGATATATTTGACATAAAATAA
- a CDS encoding endonuclease MutS2: MLYPENCLERLGFVEIRQLISKHCLSPMGQAMVQKMQVMNRFDQIDKFLRQTDEFKSILQNQEPLQINTFFDIKSLIEKIRVEGTYLLEDEWFQVYTSLQTVFSVLRFFEERAEVYPTLEALFEHLPIEKNILRKIETVIDAKGKIKPNASKELQEITSAIAKAEQDVRKRMDSIYKQAIANNWVADGSLTIRDGRMCIPVLAENKRKLKGFVHDESASGQTVYIEPEEVFSLNNKLRDLEFDKRREIIKILIALTNDLRPYSPLLLSYHGFLTKLDFVRAKALFALDIDAERPGLLKEPKTKLINARHPLLSISFAAEKKTVTPLNIHIDAETRVVLVSGPNAGGKSVCMKTVGLLQIMLQTGLLIPVDANSEVGIFDNIFADIGDDQSIESDLSTYSAHLKKMRYFVEHATPKTMVLIDEFGTGTDPQFGGPMAEAVLEVLNNKKVRGVITTHYSNLKLFAGNTPGLENASMLFDNAKMKPLYILEMGKPGSSYAFEIAQNIGLPKEVIQLAKDKTGSNQNRVDTMLVDLEREKKNVYDAKVSLANQQNKARNLVAENEKLKAFLEENRKVLIKEAKQEAQNIIKNANKLVENTIAEIKEKQAEKTVTKELRQNLQRELVKNTVPKERPKPSPVVVGGEIEVGDWVKFTDSETTGQVLEINRNELVLAIGDLRSTVKKTRVQKISNKEAKKVIQSSNSSFAGRMNDAVSGFRAELDLRGKRTEDALFEVEKYLDKAIMLGFPSIKLIHGKGDGILRKMIREYLRKYSQVNRMEDEHADRGGDGITYVYLN, from the coding sequence ATGTTATATCCCGAGAATTGTTTAGAACGTTTAGGATTTGTAGAAATAAGGCAGCTAATTAGCAAACATTGTTTGAGCCCGATGGGGCAGGCGATGGTGCAAAAGATGCAAGTGATGAATCGTTTTGATCAAATCGATAAATTTTTACGCCAAACCGACGAGTTCAAAAGTATCCTGCAAAATCAGGAGCCCTTACAAATCAATACGTTTTTTGATATCAAATCGCTGATCGAAAAGATCAGGGTAGAAGGCACTTATCTGTTAGAAGATGAGTGGTTTCAGGTGTACACCTCATTGCAGACCGTTTTTTCGGTTTTGCGGTTCTTCGAGGAGCGGGCAGAGGTTTACCCAACCTTGGAGGCTTTGTTTGAACACTTGCCAATAGAAAAGAATATCCTACGCAAAATTGAAACCGTGATAGATGCAAAAGGGAAAATTAAGCCCAATGCGTCAAAAGAATTGCAAGAAATTACCTCCGCAATAGCAAAGGCCGAGCAGGATGTACGCAAGCGCATGGACTCGATTTATAAGCAGGCCATTGCCAACAACTGGGTTGCCGATGGAAGTTTAACCATCCGCGATGGGCGAATGTGTATTCCCGTATTAGCAGAGAACAAACGTAAGTTAAAGGGCTTTGTGCATGATGAATCGGCCTCTGGCCAAACCGTTTACATTGAGCCCGAGGAAGTTTTTTCTTTAAATAATAAACTCCGCGATCTCGAATTTGACAAACGGAGAGAAATTATTAAAATCCTGATTGCCCTAACTAACGATCTTCGTCCGTATTCACCGCTATTGCTTTCTTACCATGGCTTTTTAACAAAGCTTGATTTTGTGCGAGCAAAAGCACTTTTTGCCCTTGATATTGATGCAGAAAGGCCGGGATTGCTAAAAGAGCCAAAAACGAAGCTGATTAATGCAAGACACCCCTTGCTATCAATTTCGTTCGCTGCCGAAAAGAAGACCGTAACCCCTTTAAACATCCATATCGACGCAGAAACACGCGTAGTCCTGGTTTCAGGACCAAATGCCGGTGGTAAATCGGTTTGCATGAAAACAGTTGGTTTACTGCAGATTATGCTGCAAACTGGTTTGCTTATTCCGGTTGATGCAAATAGTGAAGTCGGTATTTTTGATAACATCTTTGCCGATATTGGCGATGATCAATCGATAGAAAGCGATTTGAGTACCTACAGCGCCCACTTAAAAAAGATGCGTTATTTTGTAGAGCACGCCACGCCGAAAACGATGGTACTGATTGATGAATTTGGTACCGGAACCGATCCGCAGTTTGGTGGGCCAATGGCCGAGGCGGTTTTAGAGGTACTGAACAATAAAAAGGTGAGGGGCGTAATTACCACCCACTATTCTAATTTAAAATTGTTTGCCGGAAACACGCCCGGTTTAGAAAACGCATCGATGCTTTTTGATAACGCCAAAATGAAACCGCTTTATATCCTGGAAATGGGCAAGCCCGGCAGTTCTTATGCGTTCGAAATCGCACAAAATATTGGCTTGCCGAAGGAAGTAATTCAACTGGCAAAAGACAAAACCGGTTCGAACCAAAACCGCGTAGATACCATGCTGGTAGATCTTGAACGGGAAAAGAAAAACGTTTACGATGCGAAAGTAAGCCTGGCCAATCAGCAAAATAAGGCCAGAAACCTTGTTGCCGAAAATGAAAAGTTAAAGGCTTTTTTAGAGGAAAACAGAAAGGTTTTAATCAAAGAAGCCAAACAGGAAGCCCAAAACATCATTAAGAACGCCAACAAGCTAGTCGAAAATACCATTGCCGAAATAAAGGAAAAACAAGCTGAGAAAACGGTAACCAAAGAACTTCGCCAAAATTTACAGAGAGAATTGGTAAAAAATACCGTTCCGAAAGAGCGACCAAAACCTTCGCCAGTAGTTGTAGGCGGCGAAATTGAGGTGGGCGATTGGGTAAAATTTACTGATAGCGAAACCACAGGACAGGTTTTAGAGATCAACAGAAACGAACTCGTTTTAGCGATAGGTGATCTCCGCTCAACGGTGAAGAAAACCCGCGTACAGAAAATTAGCAACAAAGAAGCGAAAAAGGTTATTCAAAGCAGCAACAGTTCTTTTGCCGGGCGTATGAACGATGCTGTTTCAGGATTTAGGGCCGAACTCGATCTTCGCGGAAAGCGTACAGAAGATGCGCTGTTTGAAGTGGAGAAATATCTCGATAAGGCCATCATGCTTGGTTTCCCGTCCATTAAATTAATTCATGGAAAGGGCGATGGGATTTTAAGAAAAATGATCAGGGAATACCTACGGAAATACAGTCAGGTAAATAGGATGGAAGATGAGCATGCCGACAGGGGCGGCGATGGGATTACTTATGTTTATTTGAATTAA
- a CDS encoding arginine decarboxylase yields the protein MQSYSEFLDLSVGFPQEGFDVIDDELYFQDLNLMEMIETYGTPLRFTYLPMVSKKIQQAKILFQTAILKNNYRGDYKYCYCTKSSHFKHIVEEALKNNIHLETSSAFDMPMVDALEKKGKLTKDTTIICNGFKTYQYKQYIIDMLHDGYRNIIPVLDNKEEFNLFDDEVDIDTPCNLGIRIAAEEQPDSQFYTSRLGVRMEDVIDFYNNKIVHNPNFRVKLLHFFINSGISDTPYYWNELEKYVTLYCKFKKINPDLDTLDIGGGMPFKDSLVFDFDYEYMVNEIVKRIKEICAIHEVMEPDIITEFGKYTVAEASGILYKVLGRKQQNDRERWLMLDGSFITNLPDVWALNQKYILLPVNNWDAEYERVNLGGITCDGQDYYNQEAHMNSVFMPKTRKVQYLGFFHTGAYQEVLSGYGGIHHCLLPSPKHVLIRRNRDESFNFEVFGEEQNSKQVLKILGY from the coding sequence ATGCAGAGTTACTCAGAATTTCTCGATCTAAGCGTTGGCTTTCCGCAAGAAGGCTTTGATGTTATAGATGATGAGTTATATTTTCAGGATTTAAACCTGATGGAAATGATTGAAACTTACGGTACTCCCCTACGTTTCACGTACTTACCAATGGTAAGCAAGAAAATTCAGCAAGCCAAGATCCTTTTCCAAACTGCCATTTTAAAAAATAATTATCGTGGCGACTACAAATATTGCTATTGTACCAAAAGTTCGCATTTTAAGCACATTGTAGAGGAAGCATTAAAGAACAATATTCACTTAGAAACATCATCGGCCTTTGATATGCCAATGGTTGATGCGTTAGAGAAAAAAGGCAAATTAACCAAGGATACTACGATTATTTGCAACGGTTTTAAAACCTATCAATACAAGCAATATATTATCGATATGTTGCACGACGGTTATCGGAACATTATTCCCGTGTTGGATAACAAAGAGGAGTTTAACCTTTTTGATGATGAGGTGGATATTGATACACCTTGTAATTTGGGGATCCGTATTGCTGCTGAGGAACAGCCCGACTCGCAATTTTATACCTCTCGTTTAGGTGTCAGAATGGAAGATGTAATCGACTTTTACAACAATAAGATTGTTCATAATCCGAACTTCCGCGTAAAATTATTGCACTTTTTCATCAATTCAGGTATTTCTGATACGCCATATTACTGGAACGAGCTTGAAAAATATGTTACGCTTTATTGCAAGTTTAAAAAGATCAATCCTGATTTAGACACACTTGATATCGGCGGCGGAATGCCGTTTAAAGATTCGTTGGTATTTGATTTCGACTACGAGTACATGGTAAACGAAATCGTAAAGCGGATTAAGGAAATTTGTGCCATCCATGAGGTTATGGAGCCAGATATTATTACCGAGTTTGGAAAATATACGGTTGCTGAGGCTTCCGGAATTTTATACAAAGTTTTGGGTCGCAAGCAGCAAAACGACCGTGAGCGCTGGTTAATGTTAGATGGATCTTTTATTACGAACCTGCCTGATGTTTGGGCGCTTAACCAAAAATATATCTTACTGCCAGTTAACAATTGGGATGCGGAATACGAGCGTGTTAACCTCGGCGGAATAACTTGCGATGGCCAGGATTACTATAATCAGGAGGCGCATATGAACAGTGTATTTATGCCGAAAACGCGTAAAGTACAGTATTTGGGTTTCTTCCATACGGGCGCTTACCAAGAGGTTTTAAGCGGCTATGGAGGTATTCACCACTGTTTATTACCAAGTCCGAAACATGTTTTAATTCGTAGAAACCGCGATGAAAGCTTCAACTTTGAGGTTTTTGGCGAAGAACAAAATAGTAAGCAGGTGTTGAAGATACTGGGATATTAA
- a CDS encoding MFS transporter, with the protein MQKDSQSASPKNVNLTIVSFVAFTFFGYFTIGLTLAVLPEYLHGNLAFSTMIAGLVISLQYGATFLFRGYAGKIVDRRGPKPAVLMSMAGFIVSGVVLLAVAFLKDYRMLSLALLVVMRLVTGFSEGLVGASPINWAIFKVGSQHTAKAISYNGIGNYGALAAGAPLGVIISNNLGIGYIALLIIIIGVAGLVYANGKINIIGASKEAPQSFLYVLKKVTPYGLCLAAGGIGFGAISTFITLYYSYLHWTGAVLCLSLFSSMFVLGRLIFAGAINQYGGMKTAIACLAMEVIGLSVIAMAVNPMFTFIGAGIAGLGFSLVFPSLGVEAVRLIPASSQGAALGNYGLFIDLSLGITGPLLGAISTGFGMNYLFPFSLCIVAMGLLLAVAIYYKRQKLQVAN; encoded by the coding sequence ATGCAAAAAGATTCCCAGTCCGCTTCCCCAAAAAATGTTAATTTAACAATCGTTAGTTTCGTAGCCTTTACCTTTTTTGGCTATTTTACAATCGGCCTCACATTGGCTGTACTTCCCGAATATCTCCACGGAAATTTAGCTTTCAGTACCATGATCGCTGGTTTGGTAATCAGTTTGCAATATGGGGCAACTTTTTTGTTTCGCGGTTACGCAGGGAAAATTGTAGACAGAAGAGGACCGAAGCCCGCCGTTTTAATGAGTATGGCAGGATTCATCGTAAGTGGCGTCGTTTTATTGGCGGTTGCTTTTTTGAAAGACTACAGAATGCTTAGTCTGGCGCTGCTTGTGGTCATGCGCCTGGTAACCGGCTTCTCAGAAGGTTTGGTTGGTGCCAGTCCTATTAACTGGGCAATTTTTAAAGTAGGTAGCCAACATACCGCTAAAGCCATAAGCTATAACGGCATCGGTAATTACGGTGCGCTGGCGGCCGGTGCACCGCTTGGTGTCATCATCAGCAATAACTTGGGCATTGGTTACATTGCTTTGCTTATCATTATAATAGGGGTTGCAGGCTTGGTTTATGCAAACGGTAAAATAAATATCATCGGAGCAAGCAAGGAAGCACCTCAATCGTTTTTATATGTGCTGAAAAAAGTTACCCCTTATGGCCTTTGCCTAGCTGCCGGCGGAATCGGGTTCGGCGCAATTTCTACTTTTATTACGCTTTATTATTCTTATCTGCACTGGACAGGCGCTGTACTTTGTCTTTCGCTTTTTAGCTCGATGTTTGTTTTGGGCAGGTTAATATTTGCAGGAGCCATAAACCAATATGGCGGCATGAAAACGGCTATTGCCTGTTTAGCGATGGAAGTGATTGGATTAAGTGTGATTGCGATGGCCGTTAACCCAATGTTTACATTTATTGGCGCCGGTATTGCTGGTTTGGGCTTTTCGCTCGTTTTTCCGTCACTTGGCGTAGAGGCCGTTCGTTTGATCCCGGCTTCAAGTCAGGGTGCTGCTCTTGGAAATTACGGTTTGTTCATCGATTTATCTTTAGGGATTACCGGGCCGTTGCTTGGTGCGATTTCAACAGGCTTCGGAATGAATTATCTGTTCCCTTTTAGCTTGTGTATCGTAGCAATGGGACTGCTTTTAGCGGTTGCCATATACTATAAACGGCAGAAACTGCAGGTGGCCAATTAA
- a CDS encoding YggS family pyridoxal phosphate-dependent enzyme has translation MSIADNLKKYKSEVESDGVKLIAVSKTQPIESILEAYNAGQRIFGENHVQEMVEKQTELPDDIEWHLIGHLQSNKVKYIASFVKLIHGVDSLKLLQEIDKQALKNKRIIDCLLQVYIADEDTKFGLAYDEVIEILRSDEFRELKNIRIVGLMGIATNTKNEKQITIEFNELKVLFEGVKASFFANDDAFKEISTGMSADYKIAIEEGSTMVRIGSSIFGKRVIKHFKNTD, from the coding sequence ATGAGCATAGCTGATAATCTTAAAAAATATAAAAGCGAGGTTGAATCGGATGGCGTTAAACTGATTGCGGTTTCGAAAACACAACCTATTGAATCTATTTTAGAAGCTTACAATGCCGGTCAGCGTATTTTTGGCGAAAACCATGTACAGGAAATGGTTGAAAAACAAACTGAACTACCTGATGATATTGAGTGGCATTTAATTGGTCATTTACAGAGCAATAAGGTCAAGTATATTGCATCATTTGTTAAACTCATTCATGGGGTTGATAGCTTAAAACTGCTCCAGGAGATTGATAAACAGGCGCTTAAAAATAAAAGAATAATCGACTGCTTGCTGCAAGTTTACATTGCCGATGAGGATACCAAATTCGGATTGGCCTACGATGAGGTTATCGAAATTCTACGCTCAGATGAATTTCGCGAGCTAAAAAATATCCGTATTGTCGGGCTTATGGGGATTGCAACAAACACAAAAAACGAAAAACAGATTACCATCGAATTTAATGAGTTAAAAGTGCTTTTTGAAGGTGTTAAAGCTAGCTTTTTTGCCAATGATGATGCGTTTAAAGAAATTTCGACAGGCATGAGCGCCGATTATAAAATTGCTATTGAAGAAGGCAGTACCATGGTGAGGATAGGCTCAAGTATTTTTGGGAAAAGAGTGATTAAACATTTTAAAAATACTGACTGA
- a CDS encoding GNAT family N-acetyltransferase — MNLNIRTAIADDCPRILELINELAVYERAPEEVTVDLNHFIEAGFGEKPIWKAFVAEVDGTVVGFALYYTRYSTWKGCRLYLEDFIVTEEMRGKSIGKILFEKVIAEAKNGNYNGMVWQVLDWNEPAINFYNKYNATLENGWLNAALSTTQIKAF, encoded by the coding sequence ATGAACCTAAATATTAGAACTGCAATTGCAGACGATTGTCCGAGAATACTCGAACTAATTAATGAATTGGCGGTTTACGAGCGTGCCCCAGAGGAAGTAACCGTAGATTTAAACCACTTTATTGAAGCTGGCTTTGGCGAAAAACCGATTTGGAAGGCTTTTGTTGCCGAAGTTGACGGTACCGTGGTGGGCTTTGCGCTTTATTACACACGTTACTCTACTTGGAAAGGCTGTAGATTATACTTAGAAGATTTTATCGTTACCGAAGAAATGCGTGGCAAGAGTATTGGTAAAATACTATTTGAAAAGGTGATTGCCGAAGCTAAAAACGGAAATTATAACGGCATGGTTTGGCAGGTGTTAGATTGGAATGAGCCCGCCATTAATTTTTACAACAAATACAACGCAACCTTAGAGAATGGCTGGTTAAATGCAGCATTATCTACCACTCAAATTAAGGCGTTTTAA